A single genomic interval of Bradyrhizobium sp. CCBAU 53338 harbors:
- a CDS encoding branched-chain amino acid ABC transporter permease: MVGFVNVLIGGIAYGFVLFLMAGGLSITLGLMGFANMAHAALAMVGGYTAALLIGKAGWPFLAAVAAAAAIAAAVGAILERSLFRRLYEASELEQVLLTIGVVYVSIAAATYLVGPEQMAIAVPSWLDGNVRIGAVEVSRYRLFLIGFGTALLLSLLVLIDHTNFGARIRAAVFNRRMTASCGIDVARLYALAFALGSALAGLGGALSVKLLGLDPNFPIKFLTELLIVVSVGGLGSLRGTFAACLMFGVLDVAGKYLLPEIGAFIIYATALSVLTVRPQGLAGRPQ, from the coding sequence ATGGTCGGCTTCGTCAACGTTCTGATCGGCGGCATCGCTTATGGGTTCGTGCTGTTTCTGATGGCTGGTGGCCTCTCCATCACGCTCGGGCTGATGGGCTTCGCCAATATGGCGCATGCGGCGCTGGCCATGGTTGGAGGCTACACGGCGGCATTGCTGATCGGCAAGGCCGGGTGGCCGTTCCTTGCGGCGGTGGCAGCGGCTGCCGCCATCGCGGCCGCCGTGGGTGCGATCCTCGAGCGCAGCCTTTTCCGGAGACTGTACGAGGCCTCGGAGCTGGAACAGGTCCTGCTGACGATCGGCGTCGTCTACGTGTCGATTGCCGCAGCCACCTATCTGGTCGGTCCAGAGCAGATGGCGATCGCGGTGCCTTCATGGCTGGACGGAAACGTCCGCATCGGCGCTGTCGAGGTCAGCCGCTACCGGCTTTTTCTGATCGGCTTCGGCACGGCACTTCTTCTGTCGCTGCTTGTTCTGATCGATCATACGAATTTTGGCGCCAGGATAAGGGCGGCCGTTTTCAACCGGCGGATGACGGCATCCTGCGGCATCGACGTCGCAAGACTGTACGCCCTCGCCTTCGCTCTCGGCTCCGCGCTTGCTGGACTAGGCGGCGCGCTCAGCGTGAAGCTCCTTGGCCTCGACCCGAACTTCCCCATCAAATTTCTGACGGAGTTGCTGATCGTGGTCAGCGTCGGCGGGCTCGGCTCCTTGCGCGGAACGTTTGCCGCCTGCCTCATGTTCGGGGTCCTTGACGTGGCCGGGAAATATCTGCTTCCGGAGATCGGCGCGTTTATCATCTATGCAACGGCGCTTTCCGTCCTGACGGTGCGCCCGCAAGGCCTAGCCGGCCGTCCGCAATGA
- a CDS encoding branched-chain amino acid ABC transporter permease, protein MSDITLDLARTAVRFRARWTLVELVFWIAAAACYVLFPGKLVLLTQILIGGLFAMSLDLLLGYGGIPSFGHAAFFGLGAYTAGLLAAHGWGEPISGVLAAGLVTGALGFAFSTLIAKVRGAAVLMVTLCIGLLLYEGASRLPWLTGGDSGLQGIEMWPLLGLFEFDLFGRTAFWYAYCSALTLYLVARRYVHSPEGLALQAIRENQTRVPMLGVSITRRKMIAFTISAARRAAGADHTDRRTGNVELRTIGVGPRHADRRRNWHAYRRLHWGCRVHLDARPAVDGQSCILDVLARPGADRDRVDG, encoded by the coding sequence ATGAGCGACATCACTCTCGACCTCGCGCGAACTGCGGTGCGCTTTCGCGCCAGATGGACCTTGGTCGAGCTGGTCTTTTGGATCGCTGCAGCGGCCTGCTATGTCCTCTTTCCCGGCAAGCTCGTCCTTCTCACACAGATCCTAATCGGCGGCCTGTTTGCGATGTCGCTCGATCTGTTGCTCGGCTATGGCGGGATTCCGTCCTTCGGACATGCCGCCTTTTTCGGACTCGGCGCCTACACGGCGGGATTGCTCGCTGCGCATGGCTGGGGCGAGCCGATCTCCGGCGTTCTTGCTGCCGGGCTCGTGACCGGCGCTCTCGGCTTCGCCTTCAGCACGCTGATTGCAAAAGTCCGCGGCGCCGCAGTGCTCATGGTGACGCTTTGCATCGGGCTTCTGCTCTATGAAGGCGCAAGCCGCCTGCCTTGGCTCACCGGCGGCGACAGCGGTCTCCAGGGAATCGAGATGTGGCCGCTGCTCGGGCTGTTCGAGTTCGATCTCTTCGGCCGAACCGCGTTCTGGTATGCCTATTGCAGCGCATTGACGCTTTATCTTGTCGCCCGGCGTTATGTCCACTCGCCGGAGGGTCTCGCGCTGCAGGCCATTCGCGAGAACCAGACCCGCGTTCCGATGCTCGGCGTCTCCATCACACGGCGCAAGATGATCGCTTTCACGATATCGGCGGCGAGGCGCGCTGCTGGCGCAGACCACACAGATCGTCGCACTGGAAACGTTGAGCTTCGAACGATCGGTGTCGGCCCTCGTCATGCTGATCGTCGGCGGAATTGGCACGCTTATCGGCGGCTTCATTGGGGCTGCCGCGTTCATCTGGATGCGCGACCTGCTGTCGACGGTCAATCCTGTATATTGGATGTTCTGGCTCGGCCTGGTGCTGATCGCGATCGTGTTGACGGCTAG
- a CDS encoding ABC transporter ATP-binding protein, producing MTVAALQTRDLCKQFGALKVTNAVSLVLKAGGRHALIGPNGAGKSTLINLLTGVLAPSSGSILLEGEPIDRLSTDQRVARGLGRTFQINALFPHLTPLESIMLAVARRRGRLGRPLQALHRQPDTTDEAYELARSVGLDRDCLRRTAELSYGRQRLVEIALALAGRPRVLLLDEPAAGVPAGESFELMQAIESLPDQIAVLFIEHDMDLVFRFADTITVLVAGSVFRQGKPGEIATDPEVRRIYLGDDRD from the coding sequence ATGACGGTTGCCGCGCTCCAGACACGCGACCTTTGCAAGCAATTTGGCGCCTTGAAGGTCACCAATGCCGTCAGCCTCGTGCTAAAGGCAGGCGGTCGACATGCCCTGATCGGGCCGAACGGCGCCGGCAAGAGCACGCTGATCAACCTGCTCACCGGCGTGCTGGCCCCGAGCAGCGGCAGCATTCTGCTGGAGGGCGAGCCAATCGATCGATTGAGCACCGATCAGCGTGTCGCACGCGGATTGGGGCGGACTTTCCAGATTAACGCCCTGTTCCCGCATCTGACGCCGCTGGAATCGATCATGCTCGCGGTCGCCCGGCGCCGCGGACGGCTTGGCAGGCCTCTTCAGGCCTTACATCGGCAGCCCGACACCACGGACGAGGCGTATGAGTTGGCGCGTTCGGTCGGGCTTGACCGCGACTGCCTGCGGCGGACTGCCGAACTATCTTACGGTCGCCAGCGCCTTGTGGAGATTGCTCTCGCCCTCGCCGGCCGTCCCCGCGTGCTGCTGTTGGACGAGCCGGCGGCGGGAGTTCCCGCCGGCGAGAGCTTTGAGCTGATGCAGGCTATCGAATCCCTCCCCGATCAGATCGCCGTTCTCTTCATCGAGCACGACATGGATCTGGTCTTTCGTTTTGCCGACACGATCACCGTTCTCGTCGCCGGTTCGGTATTTCGCCAAGGCAAGCCCGGCGAGATCGCGACCGACCCGGAGGTGCGGCGGATTTATCTCGGAGATGACCGTGACTGA
- a CDS encoding ABC transporter ATP-binding protein, translating to MTEPLLEVDQLNVGYGEGIVISGLSFAIEAGGSLAVLGRNGAGKSTLMLALAGHLTPRSGRIRFRGNEIADLAPHRRCRLGIGWVPQGREIFAPLTVEENLQIAATNGPWTIERIFEMFPSLKARRTNFGDQLSGGEQQMLAIGRALVTNPRLLLLDEPLEGLAPVVAQDVARCITAITETESMAVILIEQHAGFALRLARQAIILERGIAVRNGESSAIAADRGALEQYVGIRKPGRAA from the coding sequence GTGACTGAGCCGCTGCTCGAGGTCGACCAGCTCAACGTGGGCTATGGTGAAGGAATCGTCATCAGCGGACTGTCCTTCGCGATTGAGGCCGGCGGCTCTCTTGCGGTTCTGGGCCGAAACGGGGCCGGAAAATCAACCCTGATGCTCGCCCTTGCGGGTCATCTCACGCCCCGCTCGGGGCGAATTCGTTTTCGCGGCAACGAGATCGCCGACCTAGCGCCACACCGGCGATGCCGACTGGGCATCGGGTGGGTGCCGCAAGGCCGCGAGATATTCGCCCCCCTCACTGTCGAGGAGAACCTGCAGATTGCCGCGACGAACGGACCTTGGACAATCGAGCGCATCTTCGAGATGTTTCCAAGTCTGAAGGCACGTCGCACCAATTTCGGAGATCAGCTGTCGGGCGGCGAACAGCAGATGCTGGCGATCGGTCGAGCCCTGGTGACGAACCCGCGCTTGCTGCTGCTCGACGAGCCGCTCGAAGGCCTCGCCCCCGTCGTCGCGCAGGACGTCGCGCGCTGCATCACCGCGATCACCGAGACCGAGAGCATGGCGGTCATTCTGATCGAGCAGCACGCAGGCTTCGCGCTCAGGCTGGCGCGGCAGGCGATCATCCTGGAGCGCGGCATTGCCGTTCGCAACGGAGAAAGCAGCGCTATTGCGGCGGATCGCGGTGCCCTCGAACAATATGTCGGCATCCGCAAACCCGGTCGCGCCGCGTAG
- a CDS encoding cytochrome P450: MAFRFDPEERNFVDDPYPTYKVLRDDHPVYLHEGSGFYIITRNEDVARILNDYEVFSSARGNALVDSPLRVGRTLGSTDPPRHDELRRVVMKGFTPARIESMLPAIQRDVDRLLHKFGTRRECDFMADISRPILYGALGRMLGLDGEAADRAADLSRDIFHTDTGPMGPAARPGLMEGVFELLTEQLERRRKDRSDDLFSFLLDAQEGGAPLSDGEILGNMSTVLLAGNASIGHYFSNLIYALWTNPDERRKLQADPALLDAAVNEGVRWDTSTQAFGRQTTKEVKLHGIAIPADSRLVVCFAAANRDERAIPDPDRFDISRPKTRHFGFGSGPHICLGAPAARAMMRTVMTPLLPALGDYELDVANAERVAHMMVRGFYKLTIRW; this comes from the coding sequence ATGGCCTTTCGTTTCGATCCCGAGGAGCGGAACTTCGTGGACGACCCCTATCCCACCTACAAGGTGTTGCGCGACGACCATCCGGTCTATCTGCACGAAGGGAGCGGGTTCTACATCATCACGCGAAACGAGGACGTGGCGCGCATCCTCAACGACTACGAGGTCTTCTCTTCGGCGCGTGGCAATGCGCTGGTCGATTCACCCTTGCGGGTGGGCAGGACGCTCGGATCGACCGATCCGCCGCGTCATGACGAACTTCGCCGTGTGGTGATGAAGGGCTTCACGCCCGCGCGCATCGAATCCATGCTGCCCGCCATTCAGCGCGACGTCGATCGACTGCTGCACAAGTTCGGCACCCGTCGTGAGTGCGACTTCATGGCAGATATCAGCAGGCCCATCCTCTATGGCGCACTCGGGCGGATGCTCGGGTTGGACGGCGAAGCTGCGGACCGGGCGGCGGATTTGTCGCGGGACATCTTTCATACCGATACGGGACCGATGGGCCCGGCTGCGAGGCCGGGCTTGATGGAAGGGGTGTTTGAACTGCTCACCGAGCAGCTCGAGCGACGTCGCAAGGACCGCAGTGACGATCTGTTCTCGTTCCTGCTCGACGCACAGGAGGGGGGAGCACCACTTTCCGACGGCGAGATTCTGGGCAACATGTCGACCGTCCTGCTCGCGGGCAACGCGTCCATCGGGCATTATTTCTCTAACTTGATCTACGCGCTCTGGACCAATCCGGACGAGCGTCGCAAGTTGCAGGCCGATCCGGCCCTGCTGGATGCCGCCGTGAACGAAGGCGTTCGCTGGGATACGTCAACCCAGGCTTTCGGACGGCAGACCACGAAGGAGGTCAAGCTGCACGGAATCGCAATTCCGGCAGACAGCCGGCTCGTGGTCTGTTTCGCGGCCGCCAATCGCGACGAACGCGCTATCCCGGATCCGGACCGCTTTGACATCAGCCGGCCAAAGACCCGGCATTTTGGCTTCGGCTCCGGCCCCCATATCTGCCTTGGGGCGCCCGCAGCACGGGCCATGATGCGAACGGTCATGACCCCTCTGCTGCCGGCGCTCGGCGACTATGAGCTCGACGTCGCGAACGCCGAACGCGTCGCTCACATGATGGTACGCGGCTTTTACAAGCTGACGATCCGCTGGTGA
- a CDS encoding cytochrome P450: MNEVSEFDLTGNGFLDDPYPTYRRLRSECPVYHCPTTKLWFVSRYADIAYALNNPVLLSSSAGNALSDSPLRVGKTLGSIDPPRHDELRRIIMRGLSPARIELVLPWIRDTLAKGLEALGTRRRCDFVAEVSRPVLFGALGRMLGLGPDSAQRAAELSERLFRGNSGPAGPALSEEERAKVIALLSEELERRRVERGDDLFSVLIAAQQDGAPLTDTEIVANMMTVLLAGNASIGHFLPNLVHALWRHPEQRSRILADQSLVEATIEEGVRWDTSTQCFARITSSPVALSETDIPAGSRVVLLYGSANRDESAITNAETFNVDRGKVRHFGFGSGPHICLGAPATRAMLRTILPKVLSTFGDFEIDLARAVRVRHLMVRGFRSLPLAW; encoded by the coding sequence GTGAACGAGGTGAGCGAGTTCGACCTCACCGGCAATGGGTTTCTCGATGACCCCTATCCGACCTATCGTCGCCTGCGCTCCGAATGTCCGGTCTATCATTGCCCTACCACAAAGCTCTGGTTCGTGAGCCGCTATGCGGATATCGCCTATGCACTGAACAATCCCGTCCTGCTCTCGTCCTCCGCCGGGAACGCCCTCAGCGATTCTCCGCTGCGCGTGGGCAAGACGCTCGGCTCGATCGACCCGCCACGGCATGACGAGCTTCGCCGGATCATCATGCGGGGACTGAGCCCGGCGCGTATCGAGCTGGTTCTGCCCTGGATCCGCGATACTCTCGCTAAGGGCCTGGAAGCGCTTGGCACCCGGCGCCGATGCGACTTTGTCGCCGAAGTGAGCCGCCCGGTGCTGTTCGGCGCGCTAGGCAGGATGCTGGGGCTGGGACCCGATTCGGCGCAGCGCGCAGCCGAGCTGTCGGAGCGTTTATTTCGCGGGAATTCCGGCCCCGCGGGGCCTGCGCTCTCCGAGGAAGAACGCGCCAAGGTCATTGCGCTGCTGTCCGAGGAGTTGGAACGCCGGCGTGTCGAACGTGGGGACGATCTCTTCTCGGTCCTGATCGCTGCTCAACAGGATGGAGCGCCCCTCACGGATACCGAGATCGTCGCAAACATGATGACCGTGCTCCTGGCCGGCAATGCCTCCATCGGCCACTTTCTACCCAACCTGGTCCATGCGCTCTGGCGCCACCCCGAGCAGCGATCGCGCATCCTGGCCGATCAGAGCTTGGTCGAAGCTACCATCGAAGAGGGTGTGCGCTGGGATACCTCGACACAGTGTTTCGCGCGGATCACTTCCAGCCCGGTCGCCCTCAGCGAAACCGACATTCCAGCAGGCAGCCGGGTGGTGTTGCTTTACGGCTCCGCCAATCGCGATGAGAGCGCAATTACAAATGCCGAGACCTTCAATGTCGACCGGGGCAAGGTTCGCCATTTCGGCTTCGGTTCGGGGCCGCATATTTGCCTCGGCGCCCCCGCGACACGCGCCATGCTCCGCACCATTCTGCCGAAAGTGCTGAGCACTTTCGGGGACTTCGAGATTGACCTCGCCCGCGCAGTTCGTGTTCGTCACCTGATGGTGCGCGGCTTCAGGAGCTTGCCGCTCGCTTGGTAA
- a CDS encoding TetR/AcrR family transcriptional regulator encodes MATDLTKETLDEVVNQRRRQQRSLDTRERILEAAFEEFAERGFEGASTRTVAAKAGVQHPLVTYHFKNKDGLWRAVLSTTSVNFSRHFQDYLAGVSKQDEVGQLRVLQEQFIRFAAANPNFHWLMSHEGKRESERLTWLVEDRVRNYFNVVAKLIRAAQKQDRYVEGDPYHLQYLFIGAVTRIFMLSAEVQQVMGHSPFSKKFVDEHIRTCCALFFREPAEQPRRRKLAPRNKDAKRVTKRAASS; translated from the coding sequence TTGGCGACGGATCTGACCAAGGAAACCCTCGACGAGGTCGTGAATCAGCGCCGGCGCCAGCAGCGTTCCCTCGACACAAGGGAACGGATCCTGGAGGCCGCTTTCGAGGAATTCGCCGAGCGTGGCTTTGAGGGAGCGTCGACACGGACGGTTGCAGCCAAGGCCGGCGTTCAGCATCCGCTCGTGACTTATCATTTCAAGAACAAGGACGGGCTTTGGCGCGCCGTCCTATCAACGACGAGCGTGAATTTCAGCCGGCACTTCCAAGACTACCTTGCCGGCGTCTCTAAGCAGGACGAGGTGGGACAGCTCAGGGTTCTCCAGGAGCAGTTCATCCGCTTCGCCGCTGCCAATCCGAACTTCCATTGGCTGATGTCACACGAGGGAAAGCGCGAGAGCGAACGGCTGACCTGGCTAGTCGAAGATCGGGTCCGCAACTATTTCAACGTCGTCGCGAAGCTCATCCGTGCGGCTCAAAAGCAAGACCGTTACGTCGAGGGCGATCCCTATCATCTCCAGTATCTGTTCATCGGTGCGGTAACGCGTATCTTCATGCTTTCGGCCGAGGTCCAGCAGGTGATGGGCCACTCGCCTTTTTCAAAGAAATTCGTTGATGAGCACATCCGCACCTGCTGCGCGCTGTTTTTCCGCGAGCCGGCAGAGCAACCTCGCCGGCGTAAGCTCGCTCCGCGAAACAAAGACGCAAAACGCGTTACCAAGCGAGCGGCAAGCTCCTGA
- a CDS encoding extradiol ring-cleavage dioxygenase codes for MLALEGKRWSERAADDLKNKALNLSDGRYVSYDELARENGAPYAALATEAKFLEIEAASQKALDYMADRLAQVAPDVVLIVGDDQAELFSLSNMPAISIFYGEEILTHERHLTPQTPNWIGTVMKGYAMDAVHTFPGCPELARELIHGLIENDVDIGAAAKVDDPHKAGFGHAYGFIIERLFKGKSIPVLPVLLNTYFPPNAPTARRAYGVGQAIASLISRSKLDARVAVVASGGLSHFVVDEKLDRKVLDAIKRKDVSVLKSLTRGELNSGSSELLNWVMVAGMSEHLDNDWTEYYPGYRTPAGTGTGIGFAVWS; via the coding sequence ATGCTCGCGCTGGAGGGAAAGCGTTGGAGCGAGCGCGCGGCTGACGATCTCAAGAACAAAGCTCTCAATCTCTCCGATGGCCGCTATGTGTCCTACGACGAGCTCGCCCGCGAAAACGGCGCTCCTTATGCGGCGCTGGCGACCGAGGCGAAGTTCCTGGAGATCGAGGCCGCATCGCAGAAGGCTCTGGATTACATGGCCGACCGCCTGGCGCAGGTTGCACCCGACGTCGTGCTGATCGTGGGGGACGATCAGGCCGAATTGTTCAGCCTATCCAACATGCCCGCAATCTCCATCTTCTATGGAGAGGAGATCCTGACGCATGAGCGCCATCTCACGCCGCAGACGCCGAATTGGATCGGCACGGTCATGAAGGGATATGCCATGGATGCAGTCCATACGTTTCCGGGCTGTCCAGAGCTCGCCCGCGAGCTGATCCATGGTCTGATCGAGAACGACGTGGACATCGGAGCAGCAGCGAAGGTGGATGACCCGCACAAGGCCGGATTCGGCCATGCCTACGGCTTCATCATCGAGCGGCTGTTCAAGGGAAAGTCCATTCCGGTTCTGCCGGTCCTGCTGAACACCTACTTTCCGCCCAATGCCCCGACGGCACGACGCGCCTATGGCGTCGGACAGGCGATCGCGAGCCTCATTTCACGGTCGAAGTTGGATGCCCGAGTGGCCGTGGTGGCCAGCGGCGGCCTGAGCCATTTTGTCGTGGACGAGAAGCTCGATCGCAAGGTGCTCGATGCGATCAAGCGCAAGGACGTGTCCGTCCTCAAGTCGCTGACCAGGGGAGAGTTGAACTCCGGCTCTTCGGAACTCCTGAATTGGGTGATGGTCGCGGGCATGTCCGAGCATCTCGACAACGACTGGACGGAATACTATCCAGGCTATAGGACCCCGGCCGGTACAGGCACGGGTATCGGCTTCGCCGTCTGGTCCTAA
- a CDS encoding amidohydrolase family protein produces MIIDAHAHLVAPPSFYAHRGNLQVARGQYGIYHAKIPDAELEKSAAQNVQIMDGVGTDIQVLSPRPFMMLHGENRWDDIVSWAQDNNDMIARTIKLHPKRFRGVGGLPQATGVPVEKMFDEIKRCINDLGFLGVLINPDPSEGAGKSPPMGDSYWYPLYEFLCEHDIPGHIHSCACCGRETYDEHFITEESLAITSISRSDVFKRFPSLKLLISHGGGSVPYQVGRWRSNRQMFAAASGAKAETFDETLKRFWFDTVLHYKKSLELLFDVVGADRCVFGTERPGSGGGIDPNSGKPYDDIRPVIESITEISEADKKGIFEGNARRLFARLDV; encoded by the coding sequence ATGATCATCGACGCCCACGCGCATCTCGTCGCGCCGCCGAGCTTCTACGCCCATCGCGGAAATCTCCAGGTCGCGCGCGGCCAATACGGCATCTATCACGCCAAGATCCCGGATGCAGAGCTTGAGAAATCAGCAGCCCAGAACGTGCAGATCATGGACGGCGTCGGCACCGACATCCAGGTTCTCTCACCCCGGCCTTTCATGATGCTGCATGGCGAGAACCGCTGGGACGACATCGTCAGCTGGGCGCAGGACAACAACGACATGATCGCACGCACGATCAAGTTGCACCCCAAGCGCTTCCGCGGCGTGGGCGGCCTGCCTCAAGCGACGGGCGTGCCGGTTGAAAAGATGTTCGACGAGATCAAGCGGTGCATCAACGATCTCGGCTTTCTGGGCGTGTTGATCAATCCCGATCCTTCGGAGGGGGCCGGCAAGTCGCCGCCGATGGGCGATTCCTATTGGTATCCCCTATACGAATTCCTCTGCGAGCACGATATCCCTGGTCACATCCACAGCTGCGCCTGCTGCGGCCGCGAAACGTATGACGAGCACTTCATCACGGAAGAGAGCCTTGCCATCACCTCGATCTCCCGGTCCGACGTGTTCAAGCGCTTTCCCAGCTTGAAGCTGCTGATCAGCCATGGCGGCGGCTCCGTGCCGTATCAAGTCGGTCGCTGGCGCTCGAATCGCCAAATGTTCGCCGCCGCCTCGGGGGCGAAGGCCGAGACTTTCGACGAGACGCTCAAGCGCTTCTGGTTCGATACGGTACTGCACTACAAGAAATCGCTGGAGCTGCTGTTCGACGTGGTCGGCGCCGATCGGTGCGTCTTCGGCACCGAGCGGCCGGGCAGCGGCGGCGGCATCGATCCAAATTCGGGCAAGCCCTATGACGACATCAGGCCGGTAATCGAATCGATCACCGAGATCAGCGAAGCTGACAAGAAGGGCATTTTCGAAGGCAACGCGCGCCGTCTGTTCGCGCGGCTTGACGTCTGA
- a CDS encoding RidA family protein, with translation MTARRSIEIEGFSHGAQPIPAASRVGNIVMTGGVYGLDLAAGKIPDEVEKQVELMFDNLKRIMAAAGGAMDRIVKMTVYVKVPEARPAVNKHWLEAFPDAASRPARHTFQNDHLPANMLVQCDAMAVLE, from the coding sequence ATGACTGCACGCCGCAGCATCGAAATCGAAGGCTTCAGCCATGGCGCTCAGCCGATACCCGCAGCGTCTCGCGTCGGCAATATCGTCATGACCGGCGGTGTCTATGGGTTGGATCTCGCGGCAGGAAAGATTCCTGACGAGGTCGAGAAACAGGTTGAACTGATGTTCGACAATCTCAAGCGCATCATGGCGGCAGCCGGAGGTGCGATGGATCGCATCGTCAAGATGACGGTTTACGTCAAGGTTCCGGAAGCCCGACCGGCCGTCAACAAGCATTGGCTGGAAGCGTTCCCCGATGCAGCTTCGCGACCTGCACGGCATACATTCCAGAACGATCATCTGCCGGCCAACATGCTGGTCCA